A single Vanacampus margaritifer isolate UIUO_Vmar chromosome 14, RoL_Vmar_1.0, whole genome shotgun sequence DNA region contains:
- the prlhr2b gene encoding prolactin releasing hormone receptor 2b: METNGSDAYQDIYEVAAHGNSSNRSSQFADVALLQTFKPLIIPCYALVVAVGVFGNYLLLYVICRTRKMHNVTNFFIGNLAFSDMLMCVTCVPFTLAYAFNPHGWVFGRFMCYLVFLIQPVTVYVSVFTLTAIAVDRYYATVHPLKKRTSVATCACVLAGIWLLSCGLVAPAVSHTYHVEFKEEGFTICEEFWLGQEKERRAYAYSTLLITYVLPLSAVFVSYLCITVKLKKCVAPGHRTQEKASAQQARKRKIFRLVALLVSAFAVCWLPIHVFNMLRDIDIRLINKRFFLLIQLLCHLCAMSSSCCNPFLYAWLHDRFRAELRKMLKCRSRVGVPVNRCTAGVVL; the protein is encoded by the exons ATGGAGACTAACGGCAGCGACGCGTACCAAGACATTTACGAGGTAGCCGCGCACGGCAACTCCAGCAACCGCAGCTCGCAGTTCGCTGACGTGGCCCTCCTGCAGACCTTCAAACCCCTGATCATCCCCTGCTACGCTCTGGTGGTGGCAGTGGGCGTCTTCGGCAACTACCTGCTCCTCTACGTCATCTGCCGGACGCGCAAGATGCACAACGTCACCAATTTCTTCATCGGCAACCTGGCCTTTTCTGACATGCTCATGTGCGTGACCTGCGTGCCCTTCACCCTGGCCTACGCCTTCAACCCCCACGGTTGGGTCTTCGGGCGCTTCATGTGCTACTTGGTGTTCCTCATCCAGCCGGTAACCGTCTACGTTTCGGTCTTCACGCTCACGGCCATAGCTGTGGACAG ATATTACGCGACGGTACACCCCCTGAAGAAGCGCACCTCCGTGGCCACCTGTGCGTGCGTCCTCGCAGGGATCTGGCTTCTGTCCTGCGGCCTGGTCGCTCCGGCCGTGAGCCACACCTACCACGTGGAGTTCAAGGAAGAAGGCTTCACCATCTGCGAGGAGTTCTGGCTGGGCCAAGAGAAAGAGCGGCGGGCCTACGCGTACAGCACCCTGCTGATCACGTATGTCCTGCCCCTGTCTGCCGTCTTCGTCTCCTACTTGTGCATTACGGTCAAGCTGAAAAAGTGCGTGGCGCCCGGCCACAGAACCCAAGAGAAGGCCAGCGCCCAGCAAGCCCGCAAGAGGAAGATCTTCCGCCTGGTCGCCCTCTTGGTGTCCGCCTTCGCCGTGTGCTGGCTCCCTATTCATGTTTTCAACATGCTGCGTGACATCGACATCCGTCTGATTAACAAGCGCTTCTTCCTGCTCATCCAGCTGCTCTGCCACCTTTGCGCTATGAGCTCGTCCTGCTGCAACCCTTTCCTCTACGCGTGGCTGCATGACCGATTCCGCGCTGAGCTGAGGAAGATGCTCAAGTGCCGCAGCCGGGTCGGCGTGCCGGTCAACCGCTGCACTGCCGGCGTGGTCTTGTAG
- the anxa4 gene encoding annexin A4, protein MAAIGNRGTVTEASGFDPEADAQRLREAMKGAGTDEAVIIEILAHRTIAQRQRIKEAFKQAVGKDLADELSSELSGNFCSVVLGLLMLAPVYDAHELRTAIKGAGTEEACLIDILASRSNAEIKTINVFYKKQYGKDLEDDVCGDTSGMLQRVLVSLLTAGRDESDTVNEAQALLDAKEIYEAGEARWGTDEVKFLTVLCVRNQKHLLRVFDEYQKISGKDIEESIKREMSGCLEDVFLAIVKCMRNKHAFFAERLYKSMKGLGTTDSVLVRTMVSRAEIDMLDIKAQFLKMYGKSLHSFIKGDTSGDYRKILLELCGGE, encoded by the exons ATTGGAAACCGTGGAACAGTGACCGAGGCGTCTGGGTTCGACCCAGAGGCAGACGCCCAGAGACTGCGCGAGGCCATGAAAGGAGCTG GCACTGACGAGGCTGTCATCATTGAGATATTAGCCCACCGCACCATCGCCCAGAGGCAGCGCATCAAGGAGGCCTTCAAACAGGCGGTGGGGAAG GACCTGGCTGACGAGCTGTCGTCAGAGCTGAGCGGGAACTTCTGCAGCGTGGTGCTGGGCCTGCTCATGCTGGCGCCCGTGTATGACGCTCATGAGCTGAGAACCGCCATAAAG GGGGCTGGAACAGAGGAGGCGTGCCTCATTGATATTCTGGCTTCCAGGTCTAATGCTGAGATCAAAACCATCAATGTGTTCTACAAGAAGC AATATGGGAAGGACCTGGAGGACGACGTGTGCGGAGACACGTCGGGAATGTTGCAGCGGGTTTTGGTCTCTTTACTCACG GCCGGACGTGACGAAAGCGACACAGTGAACGAGGCCCAGGCTTTGCTGGATGCCAAG GAAATCTACGAGGCAGGCGAGGCTCGATGGGGCACGGACGAGGTGAAATTCCTGACTGTGCTCTGTGTCAGGAACCAGAAGCATCTGTTACGAG tGTTTGATGAGTACCAGAAAATTTCTGGGAAAGACATTGAGGAGAGCATCAAGAGGGAGATGTCAGGTTGTTTGGAGGACGTCTTCCTGGCCATAG TGAAATGCATGAGGAACAAGCATGCCTTCTTTGCCGAACGTCTGTACAAATCAATGAAG GGTCTGGGCACCACGGACAGCGTGCTCGTGAGGACCATGGTGTCAAGGGCGGAGATTGACATGTTGGACATCAAGGCGCAGTTCCTGAAGATGTATGGCAAGTCTCTCCACTCGTTCATTAAG GGAGATACATCGGGTGACTACCGCAAAATCCTTTTGGAACTGTGTGGaggagagtaa